The nucleotide sequence GAGAATGGAGTGATTGCAACAACTACAgaggaatctctttccttaggaTTGCTGGTAAGGTATTTGCACAGGTCATCCTCAAAAGATTCGAAGTTCTTGTTGAACGCATATATTCAGAGAGTCACTGTATCTTCCATGCCAGTAGATCAACTATCCACATAGTCTTCACTAAGGCAGCTATAAGAGAAGTGTCAAGAACAAGGAAAACCTCTCTAGATGGCCTTCATAGATCTTACAAAGGCTGTTGACCTGGTCAGCAGAATGGGTCTTTTCCAATTGCAAGAGAATTTGTTgcaccccctctcccacccacagTCCTCCTCAGTCTAATTCAATCTTTCCACAGTGGCATGAAGGCTACAGTCCAATATGATGATGATCAAGCTGATTGCTTTGTAATCCACAGTGGTATCAAACAGAGATGTGTTTTGGCACTAACACTTTTTGATATATTCTTCTCTCTGCTGCTTTGTCATGCTTTCTCATCTAGCACTGAGGGTGTACGGACAACACTTCAACATTGCACATATAAGAGCTAACAGCAAAGTCAAACACCTGCTGGTAAGGGAACTTCTTTGTACTGACAGCACACTGTTTGCCACACACAGTGAAGAGGACCTTAAGCAACGTGGCGGCAGCTTTGCACTAGCTTGTGACAAATTTGGACTAATCACTGGTCTAAAGAAGACCATGATTATGGCACACATGTGTGGACTGCACCAGAAGTTTTAATAGCTAGTACTGTGTTAGAATTTGTCACAAGTTCTGTTATCTAGGATCAACTGTTCTGGATAACCTACCTCTAGATGATGAGCTTAATTCTCACATTGGAAAGGCAGCCACCAGACCCACACCAAGGTACGGGTCTACCAGCTGTGTATTTTAATTACACTGCTGTATAGTGGCAAGATTTGGACCACCTACAGTGGACATGAGTAGGCTAAACACCTTCCACACCTATCGTCTTCATCATATTCTAAATAGCATGTGAGAAACCCAAAGCTTCTGACATCAAAGTACCTGAGAAAGCAAAATTGCCAAGTCTAATCAGATTCAAGGATGTTTCCAGGAGTGACTTCAAAGATTTTAATATAGACACTACAGGGTGGGACGATGCAGCTAACAGGCCACACTGGTGGGCTGCCCTGCACCAGGGAGTCAAAGAGGCTGAAGAGATGTGGTTGAGGGAGAGGAAAGTGAAGACAGTAAAGCACAGGAGGCCTCAAAGTCTTAGTAGTGTACTAGCTTCCTCTTCTGGCCTTGTGccttctgcctgcattatttATGGCAAAGACTGTTTCTCAAGAATTTGATGTTTTAGCCACTTGCAGTGTTGCAGCACAACGCACAGTAACTGAACTTATTTGGCTGTTTCATTGTCATCTTTCAAGGCTGCCATTCCATGTTAATGCTTCATAAAGTTGTATGGGAGTCTGACTATCTTTGCTGCAGGAAAGCTGCCAGTTGGAAATGTGCATTTCTGCATCACCCTAGAGAGAGGATCCTCCCCTCTGCTGTGCAGGCCTACAGCTGGGTACAGAGCAAGGCAGGCAGACAGGCAGTATAAAGAAAATGGACAAGCATACAAGGAGCTGCAGAGTTGCCCTTGTGTCTGACTCAGTGCAGTGCAAACAGACAAGGGCTTACAGCAAGTTGCTGTTCAAGGCTCCTCCCTTTAGATGGCTGGGTTTGAGGCAGTATAGCCCAGGGCactagactgggagtcaggactacTGGGTTCTCtacttggctctgccacagattcactGGGTGACCTTTGGCGAGTCACTTCTCCTCTGTGCCTCAAGAGAAAGGGATAATGCTGCCCTGCATTTTACAAAACACTCTGTGATCCATGGGTGAAAGGTGCAAAGTAAGACTAACTGTTATTTCTGAGGCTTGCTGTGAGCAGATCATCAGGATGCTGCAATGTGTGACAAGAGAGCATCCAGCTGGAGAACAAATGGCCATTCTCCTGTTAGAAATGGCTGGATTTTAATAGTTCTGCATAGAATTTTGCCAAATCCGGCACCATGATCCCCATAATGTGGCGAGGAGTGAGCCTTCCTCAGACTGCCCCCATGACAGAGACAAGAGCCTggttcccctcccagcacagagaCTCTAGGGAGTCTTGCTCAGAGACACAGGGTAGTCTGGAGAGTGCGCAGAGGAAGCTCTGGGTGAATCCTGGCCTTGCCCCCATTCCGGCCTTGTCCTTTATTTAATGCCAGAGCCTCGTAGTTCACATGAAGGGGCAGTAGCTTTACACTCCCAGTCAAGTTCAGGGCCTGGGGGGATGTGTGATGCTCTGGCTTCAAGGGGGCTTTGTGCAGGTGGAAGTGCTAATGCAGACTATCTACTAACTACCTTCCAGCTGTCCATAGGGCGCTGTGCAAATGCAAAGCGCTAAGTGTTGTTGTTAATTACAATTAGTATTAATATTAAGTAGGAGTATTATTAAATAATTGATAGTGATTAATTATTATCGCTCCAGTGTGCAGTGTCCCCTGAGTGTCTCTGTGGAATTGCCCTGGAAGGGGAaggctgggggtgtttggggcctATCACTCACCAGGAGGGAAAATGAAGGGGAGGAACTAAGCCACTCCCTGCTCCTCGCATATCTCTGGGAGGCTGTCGATATCCAGGCACAGAAAAATCCCTGTTGTGTGCTGCCATCTGCTGGAGGCTGGGGGAATGCATAGCCCTGCCTTGCTAGCGGGAAGATGCAGGAGAGAGGCCCTGCTCCCCAACACATGcggtttttgttcttttctgtgtTTTGTAAGGGGATAAACTCCAGGGTAGAATGTTGGGCCAGAGACACTGAATCCTCTTCTCACACGCACCTCTGACACTGGCCCTCAATCCTGACTCTCAGACTCCCTGCTACTTCAGTCCTGGGCTCCCTcgacacacacagctctgccagtgcctctcATTCCCAGCTTTCAGATCCCACTattccagccccaggctcccctacACCATAGGCAGCTCTGCCGGttcccctcaatcctgacccccCAGCCTTGAACTCCTGTGTTATACCGACCTCACTCTGGTAATTGCCCTTAGCCCAGACATTCAGTGTGTGCTGTTTAgaatcagagaatctcagggttggaaggtacctcagaagatatctagtccaaccccctgctcaaagcaggaccaaccccaactaaatcatcccagccagggctttgtcaagctgagccttaaaTCTTCTCAGGATGGAgtttccaccaccttcctaggtaactcgttccagagcttcaccaccctcctagtgaaatagtgtttcctaatatccaacctagaccttccccactgcaacttgagaccattactccttgttctgtcatcaggtaccactgagaacagcctagatccatcctctttggaaccccctttcaggtagttgaaagcagctatcaaatcccccctctttcttctcttctgcagactaaacaatcccagttccctcagcctcccctcataagtcatgtgccccagccagggccgtccctagctattctggggccctatgcagccccaccccccatggcCAGGCCTCCCCAGGGCATCCTGCTCGGTGCTTCCCAGCAGTTTGTGTTATGCTGATTGTTGGTAACAGCTGCTCTCTCCTGTGTCCTCTGCAGACTGTAATGTAGCAGATCCTGCAATGTCCACAGCCCCGCAGCTTGGTCCTGGGTCCAACCCGCTGCCGAGCCTGAATGAGACCAGTTCTTCCAATGCACCACATGGCGCTGCTCCTGGCCTGCGGCCCGATGCTGGGggcagtggaggtggtggtgccGGAAAGCAGCCTTCCCAGTTTGTTTATGTCTTCACCACTCACCTTGCTAACACGTAAGCGGTAAACCCCTGTGTCCTCCCCAATCCTCCCCATTGGCTCTGGCCACTTGGGTTGGTCTACCCCAGCTGCCTCCTACATGCTGCAGTTAGCAGCCTCTGGAGAAGGTGGGGACTGGAggttccctgggttgtccttagcATGACACCTCCCCCTACCCCCAGTCCACATTCTCCTTAGCATAGTTGTCAGCTGCTGGTGGAGAGACTTCATCTTAAACGTGAGCTGTCTCCTGGCAGTGCCCTAGCGCTGCCACCTGCAACAGGAGCCACAGAGTGCATTTGGCCAGATGTATAATAAAAGGTCATAGGAGCACTGAAACATGTGTTGGCTGCTGCCAGAGGCAGGATACTTGGTTAGATGGATTAGTGCTATTATCTGGAAGGGCCCTGGGAGAACAGATTGCGGTGGGAGGCACTGGGTGCTAACACTCCAGATTATTGGCTGCCTTCGACTTGCTCCCTTCATTCTTTTGCAGTATCTCAGCCACTGATTCTCGGGAAACATACAGCTTTAGAGTGCCTGCTTAGGTCATAGCTAGAGTCCTGTgaaattctttttattttattttttataatttttccttttatttttgggGAACTTTGTGCTTGTTTTATCCatgtgggaggggctgggtccTGCTGCCAGGAGAAGTGGGAGGCCCTCACCCCATTGCAGCAGCTCCTATCCCGCAGGACCTCTCACTCCGAGTATTAAGACCTGGCACGTGGAGTCACAGTGCTGCTCAGATTTGGCCCAGTTGCCCTCCATCCGAGGACCGGGGtgtggctgggccaaatttgagtgagtggtggtGCAACACTATCTGCTAGGTCACAATGCTACTCACTCAGATTTGGTCCGGCTGCACTTCCCTGTCCTTTCCTGTTGCGATGGCAGAGGGATGACCAGGCTAAACCTGAGCAGCATTGTGACCCCTGTGCGCCAGGTCACAAAGCTCGGTGcaaggagctgggcccagcccctgccgtAGGGAGAGTTTTCATTTGATAGTTGTTTTTGCTTTTATGTTATGTTATTTCACATTTGCAAAGAACATGGGGTTCTAGTCCTCGCATATCCCAGTGTCTCCCTCCCAGGCTATATCCCTCTGGCAGCACACAACCACCAGTGCAGAGCACAGCACAGTGCACAGtccagggggtggggaaggggaagttGCAAGGCAGAGAGATGCCCTGAGATCTGTGCAGAAGAGGTGGAAGTTCAGTGCCAGCTCTCCTCTGAGATTCCCACGATGAGCCCAGGGGGCTTGGGCACTCCCCTAGGGGGCCAGCGGGCAAAGGTAGCCCTGCTGGGAGTTCTCAGCCTGTGGACCAGGGAGTTGCTAAGTATTTCTGGCTTGACACTTTGCTGTTCTTGACCGGCTGCTCTCTCTCTTAGTGCCGCAGAAGCTGTCTTGCAGGGGCGAGCAGACTCCATCCTGACCTATCATCAACAGAATGTTCCCCGGGCAAAGCTAGACCAGGTAAGGCTGGGTGTGAGCCAGACACTCTGGTCTGTGCATGCTGCTGGCTAATGTCCTCATGGCCGGTCACACCCTGACCCCACTTGCAGCTCACATTCTTTCAAGGGGGATGGGCTCAGTTGGCTCTTGTGGGGATTCAGGGCTCGAAGCCCACCCAAGGTCTGGGGCTATACACCTGCCTTATGTGTTTCTTGCTGACTTTGGCTTCCCCTTTCTCACAGGCTCCAGCTCCCAAGGTACTGGGAGTCGCCGAGCAACTGCCAGTTAACCCACCTGCCTCCAGCACTCCGCAGTCCCAGCCCCCAGCATCGCAGGGCAACCAGGCACAGCCTCAGCTCCCCCCaacacagccccccccaccccaaagcatCAGTCAGCAAGCTTTGCCTGCACCAACTACCCTACCCCAGGAAGGGACGGGAGAGGACATTCGGCGGGACCTGACTCCCAACTCTGTGGGAAATAGCAGCGGCAGCACCCAGCCAGGGAGCAACCACCCCAACACACCCAATGCCTCCACCAACCCGATGCAGCCTGGGCAAGTGGACTCTTCTAGTGCTTCCAGCTCTAACTTACTGGGGGATGgtgccagtgctggggcagccgGAAATGGGCAGGTAGTGCTGGGCCCCAGAAACCCCATGAACTCAGAGGGGCTCTCTAAggagcagctggagcaccgggAACGCTCCCTGCAGACCCTGCGGGACATTGAGCGCCTGTTGCTGCGCAGCGGTGAGGCCGAGCCCTTCATGAAGTCCAACCAAAGTGCTGGTGAGGgtggccccactccccagccacaacccccacccacccagccacccctcccacCTGCGGGCATGAAGAAGTATGAAGAGCCCCTGCAGTCCATGATTTCACAGACGCAGAATCTGGGGGGCCCCAACTTGGAGCATGAGGTCCCCCACCACCCAGGCTCTGACATGGGGCAGCAGATGAACATCATGATGCAGCGGCTGAGCCAAGACAGCCTGACGCCAGAGCAAGTGGCCTGGAGGAAGCTGCAGGAGGAGTATTATGAGGAGAAGCGGCGGAAGGAGGAGCAGATCAGCATCCATGGTCGACCCATGCAGGAGATGATGATCCCACAGTCCATGGGTGGCATGATGATCCGGGGGCCACCACCACCTTATCACAGCAAACCTGGGGAGCCGTGGCCTCCAGGGATGGGCAACCAGCTAAGGGGGCCCATTGAGGTCCAGGACCCCATGCAGATGAGGGGAGCACCCCCCTTCCCAGGGCCAAGGTTCCCCGGAAATCAGATGCAGAGGGTCTCTGGCTTTGGCGGGATGCAGAGTGTGCCCATGGATGCCCTTGGGTCCATGAATGCTATGCAGCGGCCAGTCAGGCCTGGCATGGGATGGAATGATGATATGCCTCCAATAGGAGGCCCAGGGAACTTTCCACAAGGGAGCCTGCCCTACCCTTCAGGGCAAGGGGACCCTGAGCGGTTCATGAACCCCCGAGCCAGGGAGGAGATCCTGAGGCACCAGCTGATGGAGAAGCGCCCAGTGGTGATGCAGAGGCCCATGGGGATGTCTGGCAGCTCCATGAGCCAAGGTTTGGAAATGGAGAGGATGATACAGGCTCACAGGCAGATCGACCCATCGATGTTCCCTGGACAGATGCCAGGAGAGAGCCTAGGTGGTGCATCCATAGGTATGGACTTCACGGGTACCCGGGGGATGTTGAGCCCACCCATGAGCCAGTCGAGCCTCCGAGACCTGGATGCGCCCATGGGACCTGGGAACCTCAACATGAACATGAATGTCAACATGAACATGAACATGAACCTCAATGTCCAGATGACCCCACAGCAGCAGATGATGATGTCGCAGAAAATGAGGGGTCCTGACATGATAGGCCACCAGGGCATCAGCCCTGAGGATTTGGCCAGGGTGAGGGCTCAGAATGGTAGTGGTGGCACAATGATGGGGGGGCCACAGAAGATGATGATCCCTTCACAGTTCCCCAGCCAAGGGCAGCAAGGCTTCTCAGGTGGGCAGGGCCCCTATCCCAGCATGCCCCAGGAGATGGGCAGTGCCCCAGACATGTTCAGCCCTGAACAGGGTGCCATGTCCATTGGGAACATCGGTGGCACCACCAGGCTTAGCCACATCCCTTTGCCGCCAGCTTCCAATCCCGCTCCCACCCAAGGGGGCAACCTAGCCAACATGCACCCGGCACCCTCACGGGGGCTGGGCCGCAGGCCCTCCGACCTCACCATCAACATCACCCAGATGAACTCCCCTGGCATGGCCCACCTCAAGTCTCCAACGCTCAGCCAGGTGCACTCACCGCTTGTCCCCTCCCCATCTGCCAACCTGAAGTCTCCACAGACGCCCTCGCAGATGGTCAGCATGCCACCGTCCAACCAGTCTGGGCCCCTGAAGTCGCCCCAGGTGATGAGCTCCTCCCTCAACGTCAGGTCTCCCACCAGCTCACCAAGCCGCCTGAAGTCCCCTTCCATGGCCGTTCCTTCACCCGGGTGGGTGCCATCTCCCAAAACCACCTTGCCAAGTCCTGGAGTCAGCCAGAGCAAGCAGCCTATCAGCATGAATTCGTCAGCTTCCATGGGAGGGCTGGATCAGGGTAAGCTGCTAAACTCTGTATGTGAGTGGGATAGGGCCATAGAATCAAAGCCTGGTGCTCCGAAGGTCTCTGCACATTGCTGGTCACTCTCATGGGGCCCAATAATTCTGTGGCTTCCAGACCCCTATTTTCCATATTCTCAGACTGGTAGTGATTACGTGGCTATTTCCCTGCAGGGCAGTGGTGGGAACCTGCCTTCCCATAGCCAGCTCTCCCTGTGCTGGAATTTGGGGTCCAAATCTCTGGGATTTGAGGTTGGCGAGTGGGCATCTAGGGCCCAGCACTGGAATTGCCATGATAGCAGCCCAGTTCCTTTTCCAAAGGGATAGAACACGCCATCTCCCTTTCTGTGCCATGCACCAGGCCTCAGGGCAATGTGGCTCAGCATTGGGAAGAAGGGAGCAAGAGCCTAGATTAGGGGAAATGCATACAGCCTGGAGAGGGACTGCTCTTTCCTGGTGGTCTGAATGAGCCTGGCCTGTCCGACACATGCAAGTCTGCACTTGCTTCTTCTGGGGATTAATGCCAGTGATTTGCtgtgctccaccccaccccctgatgCTGTGCTCTCTTATTTACAAGGAGCAAAACCGAGTAGGCAGCCTACTATGCACTGTAGAGGTTTGGAGGGAGACATTGGACCAAATTAGAAATGGGGAGCCAGGATCCCAGCATTCCCAAATCCCTCTGCTGAGTGGCTCGTGCTCTCCAGAGTTGGGTGGGGATGGAAAAATGGATTGATGGGAGACAGAGTCCTTAAACATATGTCCTgacttggggaagtggattgaaaGGAGGGGACAGTGGGTGTGTCTCTGTCACTGAGCAAACCCATTCCAAGAGTTGGGGGGATTGCAAGATGTGTCTGGCCaatgtccagctccctgcatgTCCTTGTGTTTCTTTTCTCAGGCCCCACGTCCTGTTGTCTGGGGAGACTTTTTGCAGGTAGATCAGAATTTAATCCAGTTATTTATGCAGGCAGCAttgtctaatggtcagagcagagtctgagagaatcatagactatcagagttggaagggacctcaggaggtcatctagtccaacctcctgctcaaagcaggaccagtccccaactaaatccccaaatggccccctcaaggattgaactcacaaccctgggtttaacaggccaatactcaaaccactcaGGACTCCAGAACTTTAAGCCTTGCTCTGCCACTGTCACCTTGGCCAGGTCCCTTCACCTCttggtgcttcagtttcccctggCCCTGATTTGAGTCTTTCATTATCTCTCTGATGATATGACAAGGATTCCCCATCCCCATTTTCTTTCCTCTACGTCCACTCATATCAGGGTAACAGGACGGGCTAGAAAGCAGGGTTCCTTCCTAGGTACTAGGGGGCTGGTTCACCTCTCCCCCCATGCCTTCTAGCAAGGTTaacacttctccccaccccattcccctgtACAAACAGGCTGTTCCCATCCATGCCTACTTGCTTGAGGAGGCCTTGAGTGAATGCTCACAAGACACGCTGAGTGCCAGAAACCTGCCCACAGCTACATCCAGGGAAGGGACGTCAGGGTAAGGCCCCTGAGGTATCTAGTGCTGGAAGAATGGTTCCAGGTAGCCCTGCATGGTGCAGGCAGCATGTGCTCAGAGCTACTTAGTGCAGTGGCGTGTCAGTCCCATCTCGTACTCTCACCCAGAGCAGATTGTCGGCCAGGCCACCAACTGCTGCATTTTTCTTACTCACACTTGGCCTCTGCACACATGACATGCACATTCGTGCCCCAGGTTTCCAGTTTCTGACGTCTCTGTGTTAGCTTTTGAAGCTGGTGTGTATTTTGCCCCCAGGCATCCAGCAGGAACTTTAAAAAGAAGCAGGTAGGGGAAAGGGGCAAAGTTTTCTGTATCCAGGTCTAGAAAAAGGCCTCAAACTCAGTGCCTTCCCCTCAGCACCCGCCCCCTCCTTCTTCAGTTCATGAGGGAAAGGCCAGAGCTCAGAAGTTGGGATTAGATCAGAGCTAACTCCCCTATAGTTTGGGGTGTCTGGTTCTGGTGCCAACCACAGCAGGTGGTCCCAgcacagaacttccccagaatccaTAGGGGGTTTTGGTTGGGGGCCAGGCCTGGTCTGGTCTATCGCTGTTCCAGAGAATTGGGGATGCTGCCTGATGGGACCAGGCTGCAGCTTGCAGGGAGCACtaagctggtctctctctctcttgcttgcaGGTTCGCTCCCTCCTGGGCCTAGGAGCAGTTCCTCTGCGCCAGCCAGTAATCCCTCTAGCACCATGAATCCCAACATACCTTTTACTTCCTCTCCAGATCCATCCCCTTCCCAGAACCCCCTCTCGCTGATGATGTCACAGATGTCCAAGTATGCCATGCCCAGCTCCACACCACTCTACCACAATGCCATCAAAACCATCGCCACCTCTGATGATGAGCTGCTCCCAGACAGGCCTATGCTCCCACCAGGAAGCATGCCAGGTACGTTCTTCTGGGACGGTGTCTGCGCCAGCAGGGAGAGCAAGCTGGAGCTGGGTTTTATAGGGGTAAGACTGGTCTTGTGGCTCTCAAGACCTGGAAGGCAGGACACCTGGGTGTGGTTCTGATGCTCAGAGTGGGGATCAggaattctattcccagctctgccactgactactTCTTCTGtggctttggacaagtcacttagcttaTCAGTTTCTGTTTCCCTATCCCTCCCTGCCTCTGTTGGAGCATGGGGCTCAGTGCATTGATGACTAGAAAGTACCTGGGGAGCATGGCTGGGGATGTGTTGTAGAAAAGTGTGCTAACTGAGAGCCAGAATAGGAATAGACACATTTGGAGCTGCAAAGCAAGGAGAACGAAAGGGTTAATTGAGTTAGATGAGAGCATTTATCCTGTGGGGAAGAGACGAGTTTGTTCCAGGCACAGGGAAAAGCCTGAGGAAGAAGTTGGACATGGGAGAAAACTCAgtgagccctctacagggacagGACATGGTGTAATCCTTGTTGTGCACCATGCTGTGGAAGGATCACTCCTTTCCAAATGTATGACTTAATATAGTAGAGACTCCATGGCTGTATCCTTGCTGTGCCCTCTCAAAATGTCACAGAGGCAGCAGGTTAGAACCCAGGATCGCCCACTCCAAAAGCATTGGCCTGAGCAACTGAGTTCAAGGAAAATTACTATCTGTTAGCAGTATGGGGCCTTGACACACAGCAAGCAATTCTGATTCcagccagcagagagcaacagTGCCATATACACACCAGCCAGTTAATTGCAGTATAATACAGTTGGGTTATTAATGGTAACTGCAGTCACTGTAAGTCCACCAGCATGCTAAGGGTAAAAGTTATTGCAAGGGTTACATCTCCTTAGGTGAGACATAGGGATGTCAGGTCTGAGGTATGGGTGCCTTAGCCTGTCCTGAGTGTCTTGATGAGTGTCTTGGGCTCCCAGTGTTCTCACTAGCACAAGTAAAAGCAATGGAGCCCGTCCAGCTGTCCTGCATTCAGGTGTAACCAAAGGCCTTGGGGAAACTCTAGCTCCCTGGATACTATTGACTAAGTTCTTTAAATGGAACTGCTGAGCTGGCTTCCCAGGCTGGTTTCCCAGCTTGCCGCAGCTTTGCAAAGGCATTGTGCACTTCCAGAACCTGGTGCGAAGCTGGCAAGTGTTTGTTTGCTTGGCATTGGCAGGTGCAGTGCTGTTCTGCCATCTGCTTCTTACTGACTGGCCAGGGCCAGCTGCTGCCTTCTCCATGTGCCATTGATCTGTCTGGCAAACACAGTGAGCCCAGGAGATACTAGACTTTCTAGCCCAGCACACAGTCAAGATCAGCTGAGGGTAAAACAGATAATGGGAGATGCAGCGTTCATGTGGGTTACATGTACATCCCCATGCCCGGTGGGGATGATGTGACACCCCTAGATCTTACTCATCTCCCTATCCTCTTCGGCATCTCTTCTCT is from Mauremys reevesii isolate NIE-2019 linkage group 12, ASM1616193v1, whole genome shotgun sequence and encodes:
- the BCL9L gene encoding B-cell CLL/lymphoma 9-like protein isoform X1, which gives rise to MHPDNKLTNHGKTGNSGTQSQHHNVSQGPTCNLGSKGVGAGNHGSKANQISPGNSGLKTSQNAVPNFGSLKGKVKRERSISVDSGEQREASTPSLDTESKGEVAPRSKRRCVLERKQPYSGDEWCSGPDSEEDDKPISSTHNCNVADPAMSTAPQLGPGSNPLPSLNETSSSNAPHGAAPGLRPDAGGSGGGGAGKQPSQFVYVFTTHLANTAAEAVLQGRADSILTYHQQNVPRAKLDQAPAPKVLGVAEQLPVNPPASSTPQSQPPASQGNQAQPQLPPTQPPPPQSISQQALPAPTTLPQEGTGEDIRRDLTPNSVGNSSGSTQPGSNHPNTPNASTNPMQPGQVDSSSASSSNLLGDGASAGAAGNGQVVLGPRNPMNSEGLSKEQLEHRERSLQTLRDIERLLLRSGEAEPFMKSNQSAGEGGPTPQPQPPPTQPPLPPAGMKKYEEPLQSMISQTQNLGGPNLEHEVPHHPGSDMGQQMNIMMQRLSQDSLTPEQVAWRKLQEEYYEEKRRKEEQISIHGRPMQEMMIPQSMGGMMIRGPPPPYHSKPGEPWPPGMGNQLRGPIEVQDPMQMRGAPPFPGPRFPGNQMQRVSGFGGMQSVPMDALGSMNAMQRPVRPGMGWNDDMPPIGGPGNFPQGSLPYPSGQGDPERFMNPRAREEILRHQLMEKRPVVMQRPMGMSGSSMSQGLEMERMIQAHRQIDPSMFPGQMPGESLGGASIGMDFTGTRGMLSPPMSQSSLRDLDAPMGPGNLNMNMNVNMNMNMNLNVQMTPQQQMMMSQKMRGPDMIGHQGISPEDLARVRAQNGSGGTMMGGPQKMMIPSQFPSQGQQGFSGGQGPYPSMPQEMGSAPDMFSPEQGAMSIGNIGGTTRLSHIPLPPASNPAPTQGGNLANMHPAPSRGLGRRPSDLTINITQMNSPGMAHLKSPTLSQVHSPLVPSPSANLKSPQTPSQMVSMPPSNQSGPLKSPQVMSSSLNVRSPTSSPSRLKSPSMAVPSPGWVPSPKTTLPSPGVSQSKQPISMNSSASMGGLDQGSLPPGPRSSSSAPASNPSSTMNPNIPFTSSPDPSPSQNPLSLMMSQMSKYAMPSSTPLYHNAIKTIATSDDELLPDRPMLPPGSMPGITGNQPNQLHLNSVGPASSQSPMGMNLPGQQPLSHEPPTSMMSSPNPLGTNIPMHPGAQGAGVPPQNPMMLPPGPQDSLNQPCGPVPNNSQMIPSNQLVFPRMQQPHNAMQSPAAGMPMTPGGGGGAGMQQHYPPGMPLPPEDLPSQQPGQMPSQQHMLGKNIPPRIGDPYPPVLPGVASVLNDPELSEVIRPTPTGIPEFDLSRIIPSEKPSSTLQYFPKSDSQAPKSQPSNLHLMNLQNMMAEQPPTRPGMSAPSLPGQQGMQRGLNMSMCHPGQVSMLGRTGMPPQQAMMGNSMHQGMMSPQQSLMAQQNFMLMQAKQRSMSVSGEMYAQTGHMMSPQGSLMGPPPQQNLMVTHQMRQRSVSLDSQMSYISGPGNMANLPF
- the BCL9L gene encoding B-cell CLL/lymphoma 9-like protein isoform X3; its protein translation is MHPDNKLTNHGKTGNSGTQSQHHNVSQGPTCNLGSKGVGAGNHGSKANQISPGNSGLKTSQNAVPNFGSLKGKVKRERSISVDSGEQREASTPSLDTESKGEVAPRSKRRCVLERKQPYSGDEWCSGPDSEEDDKPISSTHNCNVADPAMSTAPQLGPGSNPLPSLNETSSSNAPHGAAPGLRPDAGGSGGGGAGKQPSQFVYVFTTHLANTAAEAVLQGRADSILTYHQQNVPRAKLDQAPAPKVLGVAEQLPVNPPASSTPQSQPPASQGNQAQPQLPPTQPPPPQSISQQALPAPTTLPQEGTGEDIRRDLTPNSVGNSSGSTQPGSNHPNTPNASTNPMQPGQVDSSSASSSNLLGDGASAGAAGNGQVVLGPRNPMNSEGLSKEQLEHRERSLQTLRDIERLLLRSGEAEPFMKSNQSAGEGGPTPQPQPPPTQPPLPPAGMKKYEEPLQSMISQTQNLGGPNLEHEVPHHPGSDMGQQMNIMMQRLSQDSLTPEQVAWRKLQEEYYEEKRRKEEQISIHGRPMQEMMIPQSMGGMMIRGPPPPYHSKPGEPWPPGMGNQLRGPIEVQDPMQMRGAPPFPGPRFPGNQMQRVSGFGGMQSVPMDALGSMNAMQRPVRPGMGWNDDMPPIGGPGNFPQGSLPYPSGQGDPERFMNPRAREEILRHQLMEKRPVVMQRPMGMSGSSMSQGLEMERMIQAHRQIDPSMFPGQMPGESLGGASIGMDFTGTRGMLSPPMSQSSLRDLDAPMGPGNLNMNMNVNMNMNMNLNVQMTPQQQMMMSQKMRGPDMIGHQGISPEDLARVRAQNGSGGTMMGGPQKMMIPSQFPSQGQQGFSGGQGPYPSMPQEMGSAPDMFSPEQGAMSIGNIGGTTRLSHIPLPPASNPAPTQGGNLANMHPAPSRGLGRRPSDLTINITQMNSPGMAHLKSPTLSQVHSPLVPSPSANLKSPQTPSQMVSMPPSNQSGPLKSPQVMSSSLNVRSPTSSPSRLKSPSMAVPSPGWVPSPKTTLPSPGVSQSKQPISMNSSASMGGLDQDPSPSQNPLSLMMSQMSKYAMPSSTPLYHNAIKTIATSDDELLPDRPMLPPGSMPGITGNQPNQLHLNSVGPASSQSPMGMNLPGQQPLSHEPPTSMMSSPNPLGTNIPMHPGAQGAGVPPQNPMMLPPGPQDSLNQPCGPVPNNSQMIPSNQLVFPRMQQPHNAMQSPAAGMPMTPGGGGGAGMQQHYPPGMPLPPEDLPSQQPGQMPSQQHMLGKNIPPRIGDPYPPVLPGVASVLNDPELSEVIRPTPTGIPEFDLSRIIPSEKPSSTLQYFPKSDSQAPKSQPSNLHLMNLQNMMAEQPPTRPGMSAPSLPGQQGMQRGLNMSMCHPGQVSMLGRTGMPPQQAMMGNSMHQGMMSPQQSLMAQQNFMLMQAKQRSMSVSGEMYAQTGHMMSPQGSLMGPPPQQNLMVTHQMRQRSVSLDSQMSYISGPGNMANLPF